One Eulemur rufifrons isolate Redbay chromosome 12, OSU_ERuf_1, whole genome shotgun sequence genomic window carries:
- the CTSB gene encoding cathepsin B, which translates to MWQLLASLCCLLALTSARSRPYFHPLSDELVNYVNKQNTTWQAGHNFRNVDTGYLKRLCGTFLGGPKLPQRVKFAEDMKLPESFDSREQWPNCPTIKEIRDQGSCGSCWAFGAVESISDRICIHTNGHVSVEVSAEDMLTCCGGQCGDGCNGGYPSEAWNFWTRKGLVSGGLYDSHVGCRPYSIPPCEHHVNGSRPTCTGEGDTPKCSKTCEPGYSPTYKEDKHYGYSSYSVPNSEKEIMAEIYKNGPVEGAFSVYSDFLLYKSGVYQHVTGDMMGGHAIRILGWGQENGVPYWLVANSWNTDWGDNGFFKILRGQDHCGIESEVVAGIPRTEQYWGKI; encoded by the exons ATGTGGCAGCTCTTGGCCTCCCTCTGCTGCCTGCTGGCCCTGACCAGCGCCCGGAGCAGGCCCTATTTCCACCCGCTGTCGGATGAGCTGGTCAACTATGTCAACAAGCAGAACACCACGTGGCAG GCTGGACACAACTTCCGCAACGTGGACACGGGCTACCTGAAGAGGCTGTGTGGCACCTTCCTGGGCGGGCCCAAGCTGCCCCAGAG AGTGAAGTTTGCTGAGGACATGAAGCTGCCTGAGAGCTTTGATTCTCGCGAGCAGTGGCCCAACTGTCCGACCATCAAAGAAATCCGAGACCAGGGTTCCTGTGGCTCTTGCTGG GCCTTCGGGGCTGTGGAGTCCATTTCTGACCGgatctgcatccacaccaacggGCACGTCAGCGTAGAGGTGTCCGCGGAGGACATGCTCACCTGCTGCGGCGGCCAGTGCGGGGATGG CTGTAACGGCGGCTATCCCTCCGAAGCTTGGAACTTCTGGACAAGAAAGGGCCTGGTTTCCGGTGGCCTCTATGACTCGCACGTAG GCTGCAGGCCGTACTCCATCCCTCCCTGCGAGCACCACGTCAACGGCTCCCGGCCCACGTGCACGGGGGAGGGAGACACTCCCAAGTGCAGCAAGACTTGCGAGCCCGGCTACAGCCCGACCTACAAAGAAGACAAGCACTACG GATACAGTTCCTACAGCGTCCCCAACAGCGAGAAGGAGATCATGGCCGAGATCTACAAGAACGGCCCGGTGGAGGGAGCCTTCTCTGTGTACTCGGACTTCCTGCTGTACAAGTCAG GGGTGTACCAGCACGTGACTGGAGACATGATGGGCGGCCACGCCATCCGCatcctgggctgggggcaggagaacGGCGTCCCCTACTGGCTGGTTGCCAACTCCTGGAACACCGACTGGGGTGACAATG gcTTCTTTAAAATCCTCCGAGGACAGGACCACTGTGGAATCGAATCAGAAGTGGTGGCTGGAATCCCACGCACTGAGCAGTACTGGGGCAAGATCTGA